A window from Carassius carassius chromosome 40, fCarCar2.1, whole genome shotgun sequence encodes these proteins:
- the mrpl10 gene encoding large ribosomal subunit protein uL10m, with product MAATLCGRLFPKSGWLPLSQSVRHGSKAVTRHRKPVHFLKQKLMAVTEYIPPTPAAPPAALAPRVRKTEEESALAVLLRKDLENLFKECKMIAVVQNNAINAEDLMVLKHKLNRHNISVKFFPNQVTRSFLSNSIYSNLLPLFVGQTVIFVSKEPKVKEMLQALKHSPQMVLLGACIENTLLSYQGILSYSRLPSMTTIQGEIVGGLTMMTSRTVSMLRHHPAHLSALLQQYVKQQGSGDSTNAVTDKDTSTIQEAAA from the exons ATGGCAGCGACCTTGTGTGGCAGGCTTTTCCCGAAATCGG GATGGCTGCCATTAAGCCAGAGTGTTCGTCACGGCTCCAAAGCTGTTACTCGTCACAGAAAGCCAGTACACTTTCTGAAGCAGAAGCTGATGGCTGTCACAGAGTACATTCCCCCCACACCTGCAGCTCCTCCTGCTGCTTTGGCTCCACGAGTCAGAAAGACTGAAGAG GAAAGTGCTCTGGCAGTTTTGTTGAGGAAAGACCTAGAAAACTTGTTTAAGGAATGTAAGATGATTGCTGTGGTCCAAAACAATGCAATCAATGCAGAGGACCTCATGGTGCTGAAACACAAACTGAACAGACACAATATCAGTGTCAAGTTCTTCCCAAACCAG gtgaCAAGGTCCTTTCTCAGCaacagcatttacagtaacctGTTGCCTCTATTTGTTGGCCAGACTGTGATATTTGTTAGTAAAGAGCCAAAAGTTAAAGAGATGCTCCAAGCGTTAAAACACAGTCCTCAGATGGTGCTGTTAG GCGCTTGTATAGAGAACACATTGCTTTCATATCAAGGCATTCTCAGTTACTCCAGACTCCCATCTATGACCACTATCCAGGGTGAGATAGTTGGTGGTCTAACCATGATGACTTCACGGACTGTCTCAATGCTGCGTCACCATCCAGCTCACCTTTCCGCCCTCCTTCAGCAGTACGTCAAACAGCAAGGCTCTGGGGACTCCACAAATGCTGTTACAGATAAAGATACTTCAACAATACAGGAAGCAGCAGCTtga
- the pnpo gene encoding pyridoxine-5'-phosphate oxidase, with translation MTRLLRFCTSRIIGDIVKFIEPSVTLKVRSTSLFTSFFCRNFTDSGTDMDLSNMRKSYKSDQECFEEDQLASLDPIKQFGTWFDQATKCPEVGEANAMCLATATKDGRPSARVVLLKGYSEEGFRFFTNYESRKGTELESNPHACLVFYWEPLNRQIRIEGTVERIPYEISCDYFHSRPKSSQIGAVVSRQSTLIPSRQYLRDKNAELEEKYTNTNVPMPDYWGGYIVKPHLIEFWQGQTNRLHDRIVFLRPKEGETELGDMQHQAEGGWIYQRLSP, from the exons ATGACACGTCTATTGCGCTTCTGCACGTCCAGGATCATCGGCGATATTGTGAAGTTTATTGAACCCAGTGTTACCCTGAAAGTCCGCAGTACTTCGTTATTTACCTCGTTTTTCTGCAGGAATTTTACTGACAGCGGCACCGACATGGATCTGAGCAACATGAGAAAGAGCTATAAGAGCGATCAGGAG TGTTTTGAGGAGGATCAGCTTGCTTCTTTAGATCCAATCAAGCAATTCGGCACCTGGTTCGATCAAGCCACTAAATGCCCTGAGGTGGGCGAAGCCAATGCAATGTGTCTTGCAACAGCCACCAA GGATGGTCGGCCCTCTGCACGCGTGGTTCTTCTAAAAGGCTACAGCGAGGAGGGATTTCGCTTCTTTACCAACTATGAGAGTCGGAAAGGTACAGAGCTG GAGAGCAATCCCCATGCCTGTCTTGTATTTTACTGGGAGCCATTAAACAGACAG ATTCGCATCGAAGGCACTGTAGAGAGAATCCCATATGAGATTTCATGTGATTATTTCCACTCAAGGCCCAAGAGCAGTCAGATCGGTGCTGTTGTTAGCAGGCAGAGCACATTAATACCAAGCCGACAA TACCTGAGAGACAAGAATGCAGAGCTTGAGGAAAAGTATACGAACACGAATGTACCGATGCCAGATTACtg GGGTGGATACATAGTGAAACCCCACCTGATTGAGTTCTGGCAGGGTCAGACCAATAGATTACATGACCGAATAGTCTTTTTGCGGCCAAAAGAGGGAGAGACTGAGCTGGGGGATATGCAGCATCAAGCTGAGGGAGGCTGGATATACCAACGCTTATCCCCCTAA
- the prr15lb gene encoding proline-rich protein 15-like protein B — translation MADPAWWKITFLKKKKSEPKVLYEIPPDFSTNNVNKDLGNDNADSNLDARLEKIVDKSATKGRHVKVSHSGRFKEKKKIRPTLAENPSLFPEPARIDKSHVEK, via the coding sequence ATGGCCGATCCTGCCTGGTGGAAGATCACCTTCCTGAAGAAAAAGAAGTCAGAGCCAAAGGTCCTGTATGAAATACCACCTGACTTCAGCACCAACAATGTGAATAAAGACCTGGGCAACGACAACGCAGACAGCAATTTAGACGCCAGACTTGAAAAAATAGTGGATAAATCTGCCACCAAGGGCCGTCATGTAAAAGTCTCCCATTCTGGTCGGTTTAAAGAGAAGAAGAAGATTCGCCCGACTCTGGCGGAAAACCCAAGCCTTTTCCCCGAACCTGCTCGGATTGACAAAAGCCATGTGGAAAAATAA
- the cdk5rap3 gene encoding CDK5 regulatory subunit-associated protein 3 isoform X1, translating into MEQNIQNVPIDIQTSKLLDWLVDRRHCTLKWQSAVMTIREKINAAIQDMPENEEIKQLLSGSYIHYFHCLRIIEILKGTEASTKNIFGRYSSQRMKDWQEIVSLYEKDNVYLAEVASILIRSVSYEGPALRKQVSKAQQLQQELSRRELECQSGATDMRERYYAACKQYGIKGENVARELQALVKDLPVVLEKTGKKAACLDEAINFYAAFINFVSDWSGEVLPTLRFVQKKGNTTVYEWKTGNVPTVVEKPVMEEAPPDVVTEETIDWGDLGVGADTEEVNFGISVEDGVDLGISPESGTEETSAGGIDWGGSEPVEIEIVDDGTDCPDGVARGEDALSLLENSQTRGQFINELKELEMFLCQRLSEMREEGDLVTMSQFQLAPSVIQAQTPERVEAMLADVRDLLNGLTSVRMQHLFMILASPRYVERVSELLRQKLKQADILVLKRGTLAEKRQEALEEQARLEPRIDLLAARTKELQKLIEADISKRYNNRPVNLMGVNV; encoded by the exons ATGGAG CAGAACATCCAGAATGTCCCAATTGACATCCAAACCAGTAAACTTTTAG ACTGGCTGGTGGACCGGAGACACTGCACGCTGAAATGGCAAAGTGCAGTGATGACAATTAGAGAGAAAATCAATGCCGCCATTCAGGATATGCCGGAGAATGAGGAGATCAAACAACTGCTCTCAGGCTCat ATATCCACTATTTCCATTGCTTGCGTATAATCGAAATATTAAAAGGAACAGAAGCGTCCACCAAAAATATTTTTGGCCGATATTCATCACAAAGGATGAAG GATTGGCAAGAAATAGTGTCCTTGTATGAAAAAGACAATGTCTACTTAG CTGAAGTGGCCAGTATATTGATTCGTAGTGTAAGCTATGAAGGTCCTGCTTTGAGGAAGCAAGTGTCTAAAGCGCAGCAGCTGCAGCAGGAGTTGAGCCGAAGAGAACTGGAGTGTCAGAGCGGTGCCACCGACATGAGGGAACGCTATTATGCTGCCTGTAAACAGTATGGGATAAAG GGGGAAAATGTGGCAAGGGAGTTACAAGCACTCGTTAAGGATCTGCCTGTAGTTTTAGAAAAAACTGGTAAAAAAGCAGCCTGTCTGGATGAAGCTATAAACTTTTATGCAGCCTTCATAAACTTTGTTAGTGATTG GTCTGGAGAAGTCCTGCCCACTCTAAGATTTGTCCAGAAGAAAGGAAACACAACTGTATATGAGTGGAAGACAGGAAATGTGCCCACAGTTGTAGAGAAACCTGTAATGGAGGAAGCCCCACCTGATGTTGTCACAGAGGAGACT ATTGACTGGGGTGACCTTGGCGTTGGTGCTGATACTGAGGAGGTGAATTTTGGGATTTCTGTTGAGGATGGTGTGGACTTGGGTATTAGTCCCGAGTCTGGCACAGAG GAAACCAGTGCTGGTGGTATTGACTGGGGAGGCTCTGAACCTGTGGAAATTGAAATTGTTGATGATGGCACAGACT GTCCTGATGGTGTTGCCAGAGGTGAAGATGCGCTTTCACTTCTAGAAAACTCACAGACACGTGGCCAGTTCATCAACGAGCTGAAGGAG TTGGAAATGTTCCTGTGTCAGCGGCTCAGTGAGATGCGTGAAGAAGGCGACTTGGTGACCATGAGTCAGTTCCAGCTCGCTCCCTCAGTGATTCAGGCCCAGACTCCCGAGCGTGTGGAGGCCATGCTGGCAGACGTGCGTGACCTGCTAAACGGGCTCACTTCAGTACGAATGCAGCACCTCTTCATGATCCTGGCATCACCACG CTACGTGGAGCGTGTTTCAGAGTTACTGCGGCAGAAACTCAAGCAGGCTGATATCTTGGTGTTAAAGCGTGGCACACTGGCTGAAAAACGACAGGAAGCTCTGGAAGAACAGGCCAGGCTGGAGCCCCGCATTGATCTGCTGGCTGCTCGCACCAAGGAGCTCCAGAAACTG ATTGAAGCTGACATCTCCAAAAGATACAACAACCGGCCCGTCAACCTCATGGGAGTTAATGTGTGA
- the cdk5rap3 gene encoding CDK5 regulatory subunit-associated protein 3 isoform X2, producing the protein MENIQNVPIDIQTSKLLDWLVDRRHCTLKWQSAVMTIREKINAAIQDMPENEEIKQLLSGSYIHYFHCLRIIEILKGTEASTKNIFGRYSSQRMKDWQEIVSLYEKDNVYLAEVASILIRSVSYEGPALRKQVSKAQQLQQELSRRELECQSGATDMRERYYAACKQYGIKGENVARELQALVKDLPVVLEKTGKKAACLDEAINFYAAFINFVSDWSGEVLPTLRFVQKKGNTTVYEWKTGNVPTVVEKPVMEEAPPDVVTEETIDWGDLGVGADTEEVNFGISVEDGVDLGISPESGTEETSAGGIDWGGSEPVEIEIVDDGTDCPDGVARGEDALSLLENSQTRGQFINELKELEMFLCQRLSEMREEGDLVTMSQFQLAPSVIQAQTPERVEAMLADVRDLLNGLTSVRMQHLFMILASPRYVERVSELLRQKLKQADILVLKRGTLAEKRQEALEEQARLEPRIDLLAARTKELQKLIEADISKRYNNRPVNLMGVNV; encoded by the exons ATGGAG AACATCCAGAATGTCCCAATTGACATCCAAACCAGTAAACTTTTAG ACTGGCTGGTGGACCGGAGACACTGCACGCTGAAATGGCAAAGTGCAGTGATGACAATTAGAGAGAAAATCAATGCCGCCATTCAGGATATGCCGGAGAATGAGGAGATCAAACAACTGCTCTCAGGCTCat ATATCCACTATTTCCATTGCTTGCGTATAATCGAAATATTAAAAGGAACAGAAGCGTCCACCAAAAATATTTTTGGCCGATATTCATCACAAAGGATGAAG GATTGGCAAGAAATAGTGTCCTTGTATGAAAAAGACAATGTCTACTTAG CTGAAGTGGCCAGTATATTGATTCGTAGTGTAAGCTATGAAGGTCCTGCTTTGAGGAAGCAAGTGTCTAAAGCGCAGCAGCTGCAGCAGGAGTTGAGCCGAAGAGAACTGGAGTGTCAGAGCGGTGCCACCGACATGAGGGAACGCTATTATGCTGCCTGTAAACAGTATGGGATAAAG GGGGAAAATGTGGCAAGGGAGTTACAAGCACTCGTTAAGGATCTGCCTGTAGTTTTAGAAAAAACTGGTAAAAAAGCAGCCTGTCTGGATGAAGCTATAAACTTTTATGCAGCCTTCATAAACTTTGTTAGTGATTG GTCTGGAGAAGTCCTGCCCACTCTAAGATTTGTCCAGAAGAAAGGAAACACAACTGTATATGAGTGGAAGACAGGAAATGTGCCCACAGTTGTAGAGAAACCTGTAATGGAGGAAGCCCCACCTGATGTTGTCACAGAGGAGACT ATTGACTGGGGTGACCTTGGCGTTGGTGCTGATACTGAGGAGGTGAATTTTGGGATTTCTGTTGAGGATGGTGTGGACTTGGGTATTAGTCCCGAGTCTGGCACAGAG GAAACCAGTGCTGGTGGTATTGACTGGGGAGGCTCTGAACCTGTGGAAATTGAAATTGTTGATGATGGCACAGACT GTCCTGATGGTGTTGCCAGAGGTGAAGATGCGCTTTCACTTCTAGAAAACTCACAGACACGTGGCCAGTTCATCAACGAGCTGAAGGAG TTGGAAATGTTCCTGTGTCAGCGGCTCAGTGAGATGCGTGAAGAAGGCGACTTGGTGACCATGAGTCAGTTCCAGCTCGCTCCCTCAGTGATTCAGGCCCAGACTCCCGAGCGTGTGGAGGCCATGCTGGCAGACGTGCGTGACCTGCTAAACGGGCTCACTTCAGTACGAATGCAGCACCTCTTCATGATCCTGGCATCACCACG CTACGTGGAGCGTGTTTCAGAGTTACTGCGGCAGAAACTCAAGCAGGCTGATATCTTGGTGTTAAAGCGTGGCACACTGGCTGAAAAACGACAGGAAGCTCTGGAAGAACAGGCCAGGCTGGAGCCCCGCATTGATCTGCTGGCTGCTCGCACCAAGGAGCTCCAGAAACTG ATTGAAGCTGACATCTCCAAAAGATACAACAACCGGCCCGTCAACCTCATGGGAGTTAATGTGTGA
- the si:ch211-194k22.8 gene encoding uncharacterized protein si:ch211-194k22.8 isoform X2: MRRKTKAQRILDYENEEDEEEEQKPDCFSNGAQKRRKMFSSKEKAEENSSSDAGFQKLDIKVNELDCSSADLFTDSPPASESEEAHYLQSYSKKELITMVLCMQREMDDLKEQLRCLTACGKLARNLEMLIEKTQMWSNGNNGTSLGTPDSQGTVQAPTVADAVIPDVRSPPAIVYGQWLNQGPGPQKPHEATQNALRDGLFTEFITPELLERCNTGTTAQKLTNDLLRGLYERECLASHSISGVVCNKRGQPKPALPTEEVQAILRTVQYFFPGKTDAEIKGYIRQKLQNEAKRLRKKPSLSGQYESRGFNVPLDTIDQN, translated from the exons ATGAGAAGGAAAACAAAAGCGCAGCGAATTCTTGACTACGAAAatgaagaggatgaggaagaggaacaAAAACCGGACTGCTTCAGT AACGGTGCACAGAAACGAAGAAAAATGTTTTCCTCCAAAGAGAAAGCAGAAGAAAATAGCTCATCCGACGCCGGGTTTCAGAAGTTAGACATCAAG GTTAATGAGCTGGATTGTTCTTCCGCAGACCTCTTCACTGACAGTCCTCCTGCTTCTGAGTCTGAG GAGGCTCATTATTTACAGTCCTATTCGAAGAAGGAGCTTATTACCATGGTCTTGTGCATGCAGAGGGAAATGGACGACTTGAAGGAACAACTTAGGTGCCTTACAG CATGTGGAAAGCTGGCAAGAAACCTGGAAATGCTGATTGAGAAGACCCAGATGTGGTCAAATGGGAACAATGGGACCTCTCTCGGGACCCCAGATTCTCAAGGCACGGTGCAGGCACCCACCGTGGCAGATGCTGTGATACCAGATGTGCGTTCTCCTCCGGCCATTGTGTATGGGCAATGGCTGAATCAGGGTCCAGGACCACAGAAACCTCATGAGGCCACTCAGAATGCTCTAAGGGACGGGCTCTTTACAGAG TTTATCACTCCTGAACTTTTGGAGAGGTGTAACACAGGCACCACTGCCCAAAAACTGACCAACGACCTGCTCCGTGGACTCTACGAGAGGGAATGCCTGGCTTCCCACTCTATATCTGGAGTCGTGTGTAACAAGAGAGGCCAACCAAAGCCTGCTCTCCCCACTGAAGAGGTCCAGGCAATCCTGA GAACCGTTCAGTATTTCTTTCCTGGCAAGACTGACGCAGAGATCAAGGGCTACATCCGACAAAAACTGCAAAACGAAGCCAAGAGGCTGAGGAAGAAACCTTCACTCTCAGGCCAATATGAGTCTAGAGGTTTCAATGTACCGTTAGATACGATCGACCAGAATTGA
- the si:ch211-194k22.8 gene encoding uncharacterized protein si:ch211-194k22.8 isoform X1 — MRRKTKAQRILDYENEEDEEEEQKPDCVQQNGAQKRRKMFSSKEKAEENSSSDAGFQKLDIKVNELDCSSADLFTDSPPASESEEAHYLQSYSKKELITMVLCMQREMDDLKEQLRCLTACGKLARNLEMLIEKTQMWSNGNNGTSLGTPDSQGTVQAPTVADAVIPDVRSPPAIVYGQWLNQGPGPQKPHEATQNALRDGLFTEFITPELLERCNTGTTAQKLTNDLLRGLYERECLASHSISGVVCNKRGQPKPALPTEEVQAILRTVQYFFPGKTDAEIKGYIRQKLQNEAKRLRKKPSLSGQYESRGFNVPLDTIDQN, encoded by the exons ATGAGAAGGAAAACAAAAGCGCAGCGAATTCTTGACTACGAAAatgaagaggatgaggaagaggaacaAAAACCGGACTG TGTCCAACAGAACGGTGCACAGAAACGAAGAAAAATGTTTTCCTCCAAAGAGAAAGCAGAAGAAAATAGCTCATCCGACGCCGGGTTTCAGAAGTTAGACATCAAG GTTAATGAGCTGGATTGTTCTTCCGCAGACCTCTTCACTGACAGTCCTCCTGCTTCTGAGTCTGAG GAGGCTCATTATTTACAGTCCTATTCGAAGAAGGAGCTTATTACCATGGTCTTGTGCATGCAGAGGGAAATGGACGACTTGAAGGAACAACTTAGGTGCCTTACAG CATGTGGAAAGCTGGCAAGAAACCTGGAAATGCTGATTGAGAAGACCCAGATGTGGTCAAATGGGAACAATGGGACCTCTCTCGGGACCCCAGATTCTCAAGGCACGGTGCAGGCACCCACCGTGGCAGATGCTGTGATACCAGATGTGCGTTCTCCTCCGGCCATTGTGTATGGGCAATGGCTGAATCAGGGTCCAGGACCACAGAAACCTCATGAGGCCACTCAGAATGCTCTAAGGGACGGGCTCTTTACAGAG TTTATCACTCCTGAACTTTTGGAGAGGTGTAACACAGGCACCACTGCCCAAAAACTGACCAACGACCTGCTCCGTGGACTCTACGAGAGGGAATGCCTGGCTTCCCACTCTATATCTGGAGTCGTGTGTAACAAGAGAGGCCAACCAAAGCCTGCTCTCCCCACTGAAGAGGTCCAGGCAATCCTGA GAACCGTTCAGTATTTCTTTCCTGGCAAGACTGACGCAGAGATCAAGGGCTACATCCGACAAAAACTGCAAAACGAAGCCAAGAGGCTGAGGAAGAAACCTTCACTCTCAGGCCAATATGAGTCTAGAGGTTTCAATGTACCGTTAGATACGATCGACCAGAATTGA
- the si:ch211-194k22.8 gene encoding uncharacterized protein si:ch211-194k22.8 isoform X3: MFSSKEKAEENSSSDAGFQKLDIKVNELDCSSADLFTDSPPASESEEAHYLQSYSKKELITMVLCMQREMDDLKEQLRCLTACGKLARNLEMLIEKTQMWSNGNNGTSLGTPDSQGTVQAPTVADAVIPDVRSPPAIVYGQWLNQGPGPQKPHEATQNALRDGLFTEFITPELLERCNTGTTAQKLTNDLLRGLYERECLASHSISGVVCNKRGQPKPALPTEEVQAILRTVQYFFPGKTDAEIKGYIRQKLQNEAKRLRKKPSLSGQYESRGFNVPLDTIDQN, from the exons ATGTTTTCCTCCAAAGAGAAAGCAGAAGAAAATAGCTCATCCGACGCCGGGTTTCAGAAGTTAGACATCAAG GTTAATGAGCTGGATTGTTCTTCCGCAGACCTCTTCACTGACAGTCCTCCTGCTTCTGAGTCTGAG GAGGCTCATTATTTACAGTCCTATTCGAAGAAGGAGCTTATTACCATGGTCTTGTGCATGCAGAGGGAAATGGACGACTTGAAGGAACAACTTAGGTGCCTTACAG CATGTGGAAAGCTGGCAAGAAACCTGGAAATGCTGATTGAGAAGACCCAGATGTGGTCAAATGGGAACAATGGGACCTCTCTCGGGACCCCAGATTCTCAAGGCACGGTGCAGGCACCCACCGTGGCAGATGCTGTGATACCAGATGTGCGTTCTCCTCCGGCCATTGTGTATGGGCAATGGCTGAATCAGGGTCCAGGACCACAGAAACCTCATGAGGCCACTCAGAATGCTCTAAGGGACGGGCTCTTTACAGAG TTTATCACTCCTGAACTTTTGGAGAGGTGTAACACAGGCACCACTGCCCAAAAACTGACCAACGACCTGCTCCGTGGACTCTACGAGAGGGAATGCCTGGCTTCCCACTCTATATCTGGAGTCGTGTGTAACAAGAGAGGCCAACCAAAGCCTGCTCTCCCCACTGAAGAGGTCCAGGCAATCCTGA GAACCGTTCAGTATTTCTTTCCTGGCAAGACTGACGCAGAGATCAAGGGCTACATCCGACAAAAACTGCAAAACGAAGCCAAGAGGCTGAGGAAGAAACCTTCACTCTCAGGCCAATATGAGTCTAGAGGTTTCAATGTACCGTTAGATACGATCGACCAGAATTGA